The bacterium genome includes the window AGACGAGGTCGACTTGTGGCGGAAGCGAATGCGAGCGAACGACCGGCGCGCCATCGTTCGCTTCGGACGGGCCATCTTCAAGCGCGATGACGTCTTGCCGGACCTCGGCGCCATCGAGACTCCGACGCTGGTCATCGTCGGCGCCGACGATCGGCCCCAACCTTCAGAACGGGCGCGTCGCATCGCCGATGGCATCCCCGGAGCCGAGCTCATGGTCATTCCCAACGCCGGGCACCTGTCCACCATCGACGCGCCGGACGCCGTCAACAACGCTTTGATCACGTTCTTCGCCGAGCTTTGGAAGCGCACGGTGCCCGCCGACGAAGACCGATCATGAGCTCGCATCTTTCTACGGCCCTGGTGTTGTTGGTGCTGTCCGCGGCCTGCACCAACGCACCGCCTCCGGGCGGCCCGACGCCCGATCGCCGATCGGGAGAGCCAACCAGGGTCAGGGTCGCGCTCTTCAACATACGCGAGCTCAAGACCGACAAGATCTACGACGTCGACGCCGACGGCCGCGGACGCGACCCGCAGGCCCTGGCGGCCGCGGAGATCATTCAGAGGATTCGACCGGACATCCTGGTTCTGAACGAGATCGACCATGACTACCGAGCTTCGGCAGAAGGCCTGGATTGGAGCGCTCGACGGTTCCGCGACGCCTATCTGGCCGGTGGCTCGGAGCCTCTCGAACTGACCTACTCCTACGCGGCTCCCAACAACACGGGACTCCTTTCCGGGCTGGACCTGGACGGTGACGGACACGCGGCGACGGACGCTGACCGCGGCGGCCGCACTCACGGCAACGACTCCTGGGGTTACGGCACTTATCCCGGCGAGTACTCGATGGCTGTGCTCTCCCGATTCCCAATTCGACATCGGGAAGCTCGGACCTTTCAACGGTTTCTTTGGAGGGACCTGCCCGGACACCACATGCCGGCTGAGCACTTCTCCGCAGAGGTCGCCGAGCGTTTGCGCCTGTCAAGTAAGTCGCACTGGGACGTCCCGATCGAGATCGACGGCAGCCTTCTGCATCTGTTCGTGAGTCACCCAACACCCCAGGGCTTCGATGGGCCCGAAGACAAGAACGGCCGGCGTAACTTCGACGAGATCAAGCTCTGGACCGAGTATCTGGACGGCGGCGATTCCCTCACCAACGATCGCGGCGAGACCGGCGGCTTCGGCTCGCGAGAGCCCTTCGTTGTGGTCGGCGACCTCAACGCAAGACCGCTGGTACCGGGCACCGAAAGAGAGGGGCCCTTCCGCACCTCGATCTACGACGGTAGAGCTTCGATCGATCAGCTCCTGAGCCACCCGCGCATCCAGGACAGCGGCCCATTCGTGACCAGCGCCGGCGGTCTGACCCACAACGCCGAAACACCGAGAGAACCTGGCCCACCTGGCTATCCCGAGCGCTCCACTTCCGTCTTCGGCGACGGAGCCCGGATCGACTACGTCCTGCCCAGCGTCGAGCTCGAGATTCTCGGAGGCGGCGTCTTTTGGCCCACGCCGGCCGAGGATCCCGAAGGCGCCCAATGGGCCGAGCAAGCGTCCGATCACCGGCTCGTCTGGCTCGACCTGGCCCTGGACGTTAGCGACCCATGAAACTCACCTATGCTGATGTCGTGAACCAGATCGCGGGTTCACCGGCGACGCCGGCGGCGGCCATCACCTCGCGCAGACGCGCGGACTCCACGAAGGCCTGCGCCGATTCGAGCGTCTCGAAGTCGTGCCAGGCCCTTTTCGCTCAGGTATCCCCTACCCGCCGAGCCAGCCAGTACATCCACACCCCGACCGCTATCGTGGGCGGCCCCTCCCACCACACCCAGACGGCAGGCAGTCCGGCCCAGGGGCCGAGCAGCGACAAGAAGACTCCCAGCAGTACGGTCAACCGGCCCGCGAAAGCTACAAACCCGGCGTAGCGCCGGACATCGCGGGCAACGTAGAGCGTCAGCGCACCCACCAGCGCATAGATCGCGCAGAGCGAGCGCGTCAGGTACTCGGTGAGTGGCGAACGGGGCAACGGCTCGAGTCCCAGCCGGTCGTTGACTACCGCCATCCAGTCGGTGGGCATGACCATCGGCACGAGAGCCAGCAGCGTCAGCCCGCCCAGACAGCGCAGAAGCCAAGTGAGCGTCGCTTCGGCCTTGCTCGAGACCTTCTTTGCCGGCATGCCCGAGAGAATAGCCCAGAGACCGCTGCCGGAGGGAAGCGCAGGAGCGGCCACCGGCTCGTCGGTAGACTAGCCTCCCGAGGGAACATGGATCCATGCGCGCCGTTTTCTTAGAACGCCACCCCTTCGGTCCAGGGGCGGTGAAGTTGCCGCCGACGACTTCCCCATGAGCCGGCGGAGCATCAGGTGGGCCTTGACCGCCCTCGTGGTGTGGAACCTCGTGGCTTGCTCCTGGTTGGCCAGCTCCCAATTGACCAGCAAGCGCTACTGGGACGAGCGCTTCAGCGTCGGCAATGTCAAGAACGTCCTCGTGGAAGGGACACTCCGTCCCGAGACCGGCTGGTATGGACGCCTCTCCTACCTGCCGCAGACGGCGATCCTCGCGGGGCTTCAATCGCTCTATCGGCTGACTGGGCTCGAGCGGCTGGAGGTCTTTCGAAGCGACGGCCGCTTCAGCGCTTCGGCCTACCTCGTCTCGCGCTGGGTCACGGTTCTCTACGGAACGGGCAGCCTGATTCTCACCTTCCTGATCGGTCGGCGAGTCTTCTCTTCGGGGGTAGCTCTCTTGGGAACCACTCTGCTCGCAACCAGCCCCTGGGTGTTGCGTCACTTCGTGACATTCAAGCCCGACGCGCTGGTGCTACTGCTTGTCCTGGCCACCAGCTACTGGGCTCTCGACGCGTTGGAGCGCCCTTCTCGCGTGAGCTTCCTCATCGCTGGGCTGGGAGTCGGGCTGGCGGTCTCGACCAAGTACACCGGAGCTCTGGCCTCCATTCCGGTCGTTGCTGCGGCGCTCGCCGCATGGGATGGCTGGCGCCGGGCGCTCGAGAGGCTAACGATCGCCGGCGCCGCTGCCACCGCCGTCTTTCTGCTTCTCCATCCAGACCTCGGCTTCTACCTCCATTTTCTCCGAATGCAGGATCGCTTCTATTCTGCCGAAGGCGGTCATTCCTTCGGCTCGATGCTGGTTTCCGAGGTGTCGAATCTGCTCCATTGGTCGTTCCACGGCCCCTGGCTCGGAGTCGTCGCCCTGGTTGGAGTCGGGGCACTGGGCCTTCAGTTGATTCGTGTTTCGCAAGCGGACAGTTCGAACCTTCGCCTGCCGCAACTGGCGCTGTTCCTGAGCTTCCCGCTCGGATTCTCGGTCATCTACGCCCTTGCGACGAGTTGGCCCAAGGGCAACAACTACCTGGTCATCGTGCCCTTCACTTCGCTGGCGGCCGCGTGGCTGCTTCACGAGGTCTGGCGTTGGCTAGCCGAGCGCATCCCGGCTTCCGCCCGGCGGCCGACGCTCTGGGTCGCGCTCGCAGGACTGCTGCTGCTCGAGGTCTGGCCGGCGAACGCTTACATCTATTCGGAGACCGTGGGGACGACGACATTCGATCAAGCCGTGGAAACGGTCCGACGCCTCAGCCCGTCTCTCAGCCGGCGAACGGCAGTGTACGAAACAGGCGAGGGCACGCTCGACTTGCGCTCCAAGCGCCCCGGACACAAGGAGATCCTGGTGGCACAAGAGGTCACGGCGCTCACGGAAGTCACGGAAGAGAGGCTCGATCTGGTCGATTTCGAGATCTTCGCCGAAGATCGTCTGCAAGGGCCGCGTGCCGATTTCTATCGGCGGCGCATGCAACGCCTCGACGCGAAGGCGATCGTGATCCACCGCCCCGAGTGGTTCAAGGCCATCGGGCCGAGCCGGGTTCTGCTGCTCCACCCCTGGTACTGGTTGTCGCCGCCGGAGCCAATCGTCTGGCAGAAAGAGCGCCCCAAGAAGGGCGGCTACGTCGGAAGGCTTCCGCGGGGGCTGCGCGCCGGCCAGCCCATCTCGCTCGAAGCCCGCATACCCAGAAACACCCGGGCTTTGACCAGCGTCAACGTCGGCGACATGGAGCTCGCTTTCCTCGGGACCGGCTGGGATCAGGACGGCGAACGCTTCTCGACCCGGCGGTTCGCGCTACCGGCGCCGAATCTCAAAGTCCGACTGGAGTGGGCCGAGACACCCCCTCCCGAGGATTCTCCCCGGGTTGCGCTCGTTCGCTGGACCACGAAACGGCCTCGGCGGATCGCTAGCTCTCCAGGGGCTCGGTCATGGTAGTCAGGAGGCGCGCCGACTCGGTTTTGCTCCGAGTCCGTCCTGCAACCGCAACACTCCGGCCACGATAACGTAACGACCAGGAGAATGGCGGTGAGCACTCTGTTCAACAGGAAGGCCGCGCTCGTCATCGCCGCTCTGTGGCTGGCGTTGCCGTGGCCGGCGCCACCGCTCGCCGCCAGCGCCGGGGAATCGGACACGCGTTCGGCCGAGGGCGACGAGCACTCGTTCCGGGTCGCGCTCGGCAAGTTGACCGAGAACGTCGCCTGCGTCAGCGATCCGACCCAGACCTACACTCTCTACCTCCCGAGCGGCTACACCACCGAGCGCCGCTGGCCGGTTCTCTTCATCTTCGATCCGCGCGGTCGGAGCGTTATGGCAGCGGAGATCTTTCGCGCCGCGGCCGAGCGCTACGGCTGGATTCTGATGAGCTCCGACAACACCCGAAGCGATGGGCCCTGGGACCCCAACTTCAGAGCCGTCAGAGCCATGGGCCCGGACGTCAAGCGCTATGCCTTCGACACCGATCGCATCTATGCGACCGGCTTTTCGGGCGGCGCGATGCTGGCATGGATCTGGGGCCAGCAGACCGGGGGCGTGGCCGGCGTCATCAGCAGTGGTGGGCGGCCTGTCAATCCCTCGGTGCCCGATACAGAAGTACCGTTCGCTCACTTCGGCGCCGCTGGCGACGAGGAGTTCAACTACGAGCCCACTCGCGAGCTGGACCGTACAGCCGAGAGACTGGGCGCGCCCCATCGCTTCGAGTCCTTCCCCGGACCCCATGCCTGGATGCCGGCCGAGTTGGCGCTCGAGGCCGTCGAGTGGATGGAAATCCAGGCGATGCGCTCGGGAGCCCGCGAGGCGGACTCCAATCTCGTCGCCGAGCTCTACGCGAAGGACCTTGACCAAGCGCGGGCACTGGAGCGATCGGGCGATCTCTTGAAAGCGCAGCGGCGCTTCGACGCCGTCGCGCGAACCTTCGAGGGTCTGCGGGACGTCGAGGAAGCAGCCGAGCGGGCCGCCGAGCTGGCGGAGAGTCCCGAAGTGGGCCGAGCCCTGGCCGCCGAGGACTCGGCGCGCAAGTACGAACGAGCCCAGCTCTACCAGATGGCTCGCGCCTTCGGTCTTTTCAACCTACCTGGCGCTGCGGCGGACCCAACAGAGGTCATGGAGGTCACCGAGCTCGAGCGGGAGTTGCGAATCCCGAGCCTGCTCAAGACCGCCAAGGCGGACACGGCCAAGAGCTTCGCCGCTCGGCGGGTCTTGAACTCCATGTCCGCGCAGTTGGGCTTCTACCTGCCGCAGGACTACTTCAAAGCCCGAGACTACGCGCGCGCCGCGGTCGTTCTGGAACTGGCCACCCGCGTCGGACCCCCGCGGTCGTTCGTGCTCTACAACCTGGCCTCGGCCTGGGCGCGGCTGGGAAAGAAGAAGCGGGCGGTGTCGGCATTGGCGCGTGCGGTCGCCGCCGGATACTCGAACCTCGAGTACATGGAACAGGACTCGGATCTCGAAAGCCTGCGCGAGCTCCCCGCCTACACCGACCTGGTCGCTCGCCTGCGAGCCGAATGAGAGGCGGCGGCTAGAGTCGTGATCAGGCCTTCGCGGTCGATTTCGGTAGCCGATGTCGCCGGCCACTACGACGACCTGGATCGATTCTACCGAGACGTGTGGGGGCGACATGTCCATCATGGCCTCTGGGCCTCGGGTCGAGAGCATCCCGAAGAGGCCGTTCAGGAGCTGGTGCGCCTGATCGCGGAAAAAGCGGAGATCGGCGTGGGCGACACCGTTTGCGACGTGGGCTGTGGCTACGGCGCGACCGCTCTCCAGCTGGCCACGGAGTACGGATCCGACGTTGTCGGGCTGACGGTCTCACCGGCCCAGCTCGATTTTGCGACCAGCCAAGCCCGAGCCGGCTCGAAGCTGCGATTCCTCCTCCGCGACTGGGAGGTCAACGGCCTCGACTCGATGTCTTTCTCAGCCGTCGTGTCGATCGAATGCCTGGCTCACGTCGACGACAAGAGTAAGTTCTTCGCCGAGATATTCCGAGTCCTTCGACCCGGGAAGAAGGCGGCCGTCGCCGCCTGGTTGTCGGCCCTCGAGCCCAGGGGCTGGCACGTTCGTCATCTGCTGGAGCCGATTTGCCGAGAGGGTCGGCTGGCGGGCCTGGGCACCGAACGCGAGTACCGCCAGATGATCGAGGCCGCCGGTTTGGAGCTCGTCGAGTTCCAGTCCCTGCGCCGGCAAGTGCGCAGAACCTGGAACATCTGTGCGCGCCGGGTCGTAGCCGGTGTCCTGACCAAACCCGCCTACCGACAGTTCCTCTTCAAACGGCCAACCTCGAACTGGATCTTCTTCGTGACGCTCTGGCGGATCATTCTCGCCTACCGCGTGAAGGCGATGGACTACGGTCTCTTCATCGCCCGAAGGCCACTGCTCTCAGAGCCAGCGGAATTCCGGGGGACCTGATCCGTCGCAGCTTCGTGGCAGCGCCGTACAATTCACGCCATGCGAAAGCAACCCAACAGCTACGACTGCGTGGTCTGCGGCGTTCGCAATGACGCCGGCATCAAGGCCGCTTTCTACGACACGGTTTCCGAGGGCGGCCAAGCCGAGGTCCTGGTGCGCTTCACCGCGCGCTCGAATCACCAGGGTTATCCCGGCCGAGTCCACGGTGGCCTCGCGGCCGGCATTCTGGACGAGGCTATTTGCCGGGCGATCAACGCCGGCAACGCCGAAGGCGACGCCACCGTCTGGGGCGTCGCCGTGGATCTCTCGACCAGGTTTCTCCAGCCGGTGCCGCTCGACGTCGCGCTGACGGCGCGTGGACGCATCACCCGGGACCGCCGCCGGCTGTTCGAAGGCAGCGCCGAGATCTACCTGCCGGACGGCAGTGTCGCCGTGACCGCCGAAGGCCGCTACGCACGCCTGCGCCTCGATCGTATTGCGGACGTCGACAACGAAGCCCTCGGCTGGCGCGTCTACGCGGACGAGACCGAAACGCCATGAGCCGCAGACGCTAAAACGCCTCCTCGGCCGGCGCGAGCCTGAGCCTGCGAGTCGCACCCGAGCCGGAGTAGACTCACGGCGAAGGAGACCGCATGCTGGAACGAAAACGGAACTCCGCCCTGGGCGGATCTTGGATCCTGGTACCGCTGCTGGTCGCGGTGAGCTGCACTTCGTCGGATCGACCTGAGCAGATGGCCGACCTGGTCCTGCGCAACGGCGTGGTCTCGACCTTGGCCGCAGATCGGCCCGAAGCGCAAGCGGTGGCGGCCCGGGGGCCGTGGATCGTCGCGGTGGGAAGCAACGCGGACATCGAGCCCTGGATCGGTCCCGAGACGCAGGTCATCGACCTCGACGGCCGCCGCGCCGTACCCGGCTTCATCGAAGGCCACGGTCATTTCCTGAGCCTGGGCAACGCCAAGACCATTCTCGATCTGACCCGGGCGCGAACCTGGGACGAGATCGTTGCGATGGTAGCCGCAGCCGCCGAACGAGCGCAGCCCGGCGAGTGGATCTCGGGCCGCGGCTGGCACCAGGAGAAATGGGATCGGCCGCCCTCACCGGCCATAGACGGCTCCCCCGTCCATCAATCGCTGTCCGCGGCGAGTCCGCAGAACCCGGTGCTCCTCGGACACGCCAGCGGTCACGCCGCCTTCGCCAACGCCAAAGCGATGAAGCTCGCAGGCCTGACCCGCGACTCCGAGAAGCCTCCGGGAGGAGAGCTGGTCCGCGACGCTTCGGGAAACCTCACCGGGCTGCTGCGCGAGACCGCTCAGCGCGTGGTCGCCGAGGCCCGCTCGCGCTCGCGCGAGGGTCGAAGCGACGAGGAGGTCGAGGCCGAGCTGCTCCGGTTCGTCGAGCTCGCAGGCAGAGACGCCCTCTCCAAAGGCGTCACCAGCTTCCACGACGCCGGCGCCTCGTTCGAGGAGATCGACTTCTTCAACCAGCTCGAGGCCGAGAACGAGCTCCCCGTACGCCTCTACGTCATGGTGCGAAGGGAGAGCAACGAGAAGATGGACGAGCTCCTGCCCGGCTATCGGATGGTGGTCGACGGCGACGACTTCCTCACCGTCCGTTCGATCAAGCGTCAAATCGACGGCGCGCTCGGCGCGCATGGCGCCTGGCTGCTCGAGCCCTACAGCGACATGCCCGAAAGCGTCGGCCTGGTGCTAGAGCCCGAGAACGACATTCGGGGTACCGCCGAGGTGGCGGTCAAGCACGGTTTCCAGGTCAACACCCATGCCATCGGAGACCGGGCCAACCGCGCCGTGCTCGACATCTACGAAGAGGTCTTCGCCGCCAACGACAACCCGGCGGATCTGCGCTGGCGCATCGAGCACGCCCAGCACCTCCACCCCGACGACGTGCCACGGTTTGCCGAGCTCGGGGTGATCGCCTCGATGCAGGGTGTGCACTGCACCTCCGACGGGCCCTGGGTGCCGGAGCGAATCGGTGACCAGCGCGCCGCCGAGGGCGCCTACGTCTGGCGAACACTCATCGACCACGGCGTCGTGATCAACAACGGCACCGACGTGCCGGTCGAGGACATTGACCCCATTGCCAGCTTTCACTCGACCGTGTCCCGCCGGATGAACAACGGCGAGCTCTTCTACCCCGACCAGCGCATGACCCGAGACGAGGCCCTCCGCTCGTACACCTTGAACAATGCCTACGCGGCCTTCGAGGAGGACCTCAAGGGCTCGATCGAGCCGGGCAAGCTGGCCGACATCACGATCCTGTCGCGGGACATCATGACCATTCCCGAGGAAGAGATTCCGGCGGCGCAAGTCGACACGACGATTCTCGGCGGGGGCATCCGCTACCAGCGCTCCGAATGACTTCGATCCCCTCCTTCGAGAGGGACCCCTACCTCAGGCGGCTGGATGTCGAGGTTCTCGGCGTCGGCGAGGCGGAGGGCCGACCCTATGCGGTGCTCGACGACACGCTGCTCTACCCCGAGGGAGGCGGGCAGCCCGCCGACCACGGTCGCCTCGGCGACATCGCGGTGGTCGACGTGCAGAAGGTCGAAGGCGAGATCCGTCACTACCTCGCGTCTCCCGGCGAGACCGGGACCGCGGTCCTGCTGCTCGACTGGCGGCGGCGCTACGACCACATGCAGCAGCACACGGCTCAGCACCTGTTCTCGGCCCTCGCCCTGGCCCGGTTCGGATGGGCGACCCGATCCTTCCATCTCGGTCCCGAGACCAGTGACATCGAGCTCGACGCGCCCGACCTCTCCGCGACCCAGCTCGCGGCGCTCGAAGACGCGGCCATGGCGGAGATCGTCACCGGCCGGCCGATCAGCACGCGCCGGGTCTCCCCGGAGGCGTATGCCGAGCTCGATGTCCGCAGCCGGGGCCTACCGGACGGGCACCGCGGCGACATCCGGCTGGTGGAGATCGAAGGCATCGATCTCAATACCTGTGGTGGCACTCACCTGAAGTCCACCGGCGAGATCGAGGCGGTGAAGATCCTCGGCACCGAACGGCTACGGGGCGGCAACCGCGTTCGCTGGGTGGCCGGAGGTCGGGTTCGGAGCCGATTGGCGGCGCACGAAGCGCGTACCGCCGAGTTGCGCGGCCTCTTCGATAGCGACGACGCTAGCCTGGTCGAGATCGCGAA containing:
- a CDS encoding endonuclease/exonuclease/phosphatase family protein — encoded protein: MSSHLSTALVLLVLSAACTNAPPPGGPTPDRRSGEPTRVRVALFNIRELKTDKIYDVDADGRGRDPQALAAAEIIQRIRPDILVLNEIDHDYRASAEGLDWSARRFRDAYLAGGSEPLELTYSYAAPNNTGLLSGLDLDGDGHAATDADRGGRTHGNDSWGYGTYPGEYSMAVLSRFPIRHREARTFQRFLWRDLPGHHMPAEHFSAEVAERLRLSSKSHWDVPIEIDGSLLHLFVSHPTPQGFDGPEDKNGRRNFDEIKLWTEYLDGGDSLTNDRGETGGFGSREPFVVVGDLNARPLVPGTEREGPFRTSIYDGRASIDQLLSHPRIQDSGPFVTSAGGLTHNAETPREPGPPGYPERSTSVFGDGARIDYVLPSVELEILGGGVFWPTPAEDPEGAQWAEQASDHRLVWLDLALDVSDP
- a CDS encoding glycosyltransferase family 39 protein: MSRRSIRWALTALVVWNLVACSWLASSQLTSKRYWDERFSVGNVKNVLVEGTLRPETGWYGRLSYLPQTAILAGLQSLYRLTGLERLEVFRSDGRFSASAYLVSRWVTVLYGTGSLILTFLIGRRVFSSGVALLGTTLLATSPWVLRHFVTFKPDALVLLLVLATSYWALDALERPSRVSFLIAGLGVGLAVSTKYTGALASIPVVAAALAAWDGWRRALERLTIAGAAATAVFLLLHPDLGFYLHFLRMQDRFYSAEGGHSFGSMLVSEVSNLLHWSFHGPWLGVVALVGVGALGLQLIRVSQADSSNLRLPQLALFLSFPLGFSVIYALATSWPKGNNYLVIVPFTSLAAAWLLHEVWRWLAERIPASARRPTLWVALAGLLLLEVWPANAYIYSETVGTTTFDQAVETVRRLSPSLSRRTAVYETGEGTLDLRSKRPGHKEILVAQEVTALTEVTEERLDLVDFEIFAEDRLQGPRADFYRRRMQRLDAKAIVIHRPEWFKAIGPSRVLLLHPWYWLSPPEPIVWQKERPKKGGYVGRLPRGLRAGQPISLEARIPRNTRALTSVNVGDMELAFLGTGWDQDGERFSTRRFALPAPNLKVRLEWAETPPPEDSPRVALVRWTTKRPRRIASSPGARSW
- a CDS encoding methyltransferase domain-containing protein, whose amino-acid sequence is MIRPSRSISVADVAGHYDDLDRFYRDVWGRHVHHGLWASGREHPEEAVQELVRLIAEKAEIGVGDTVCDVGCGYGATALQLATEYGSDVVGLTVSPAQLDFATSQARAGSKLRFLLRDWEVNGLDSMSFSAVVSIECLAHVDDKSKFFAEIFRVLRPGKKAAVAAWLSALEPRGWHVRHLLEPICREGRLAGLGTEREYRQMIEAAGLELVEFQSLRRQVRRTWNICARRVVAGVLTKPAYRQFLFKRPTSNWIFFVTLWRIILAYRVKAMDYGLFIARRPLLSEPAEFRGT
- a CDS encoding PaaI family thioesterase, giving the protein MRKQPNSYDCVVCGVRNDAGIKAAFYDTVSEGGQAEVLVRFTARSNHQGYPGRVHGGLAAGILDEAICRAINAGNAEGDATVWGVAVDLSTRFLQPVPLDVALTARGRITRDRRRLFEGSAEIYLPDGSVAVTAEGRYARLRLDRIADVDNEALGWRVYADETETP
- a CDS encoding amidohydrolase, whose amino-acid sequence is MLERKRNSALGGSWILVPLLVAVSCTSSDRPEQMADLVLRNGVVSTLAADRPEAQAVAARGPWIVAVGSNADIEPWIGPETQVIDLDGRRAVPGFIEGHGHFLSLGNAKTILDLTRARTWDEIVAMVAAAAERAQPGEWISGRGWHQEKWDRPPSPAIDGSPVHQSLSAASPQNPVLLGHASGHAAFANAKAMKLAGLTRDSEKPPGGELVRDASGNLTGLLRETAQRVVAEARSRSREGRSDEEVEAELLRFVELAGRDALSKGVTSFHDAGASFEEIDFFNQLEAENELPVRLYVMVRRESNEKMDELLPGYRMVVDGDDFLTVRSIKRQIDGALGAHGAWLLEPYSDMPESVGLVLEPENDIRGTAEVAVKHGFQVNTHAIGDRANRAVLDIYEEVFAANDNPADLRWRIEHAQHLHPDDVPRFAELGVIASMQGVHCTSDGPWVPERIGDQRAAEGAYVWRTLIDHGVVINNGTDVPVEDIDPIASFHSTVSRRMNNGELFYPDQRMTRDEALRSYTLNNAYAAFEEDLKGSIEPGKLADITILSRDIMTIPEEEIPAAQVDTTILGGGIRYQRSE
- a CDS encoding alanyl-tRNA editing protein, which codes for MTSIPSFERDPYLRRLDVEVLGVGEAEGRPYAVLDDTLLYPEGGGQPADHGRLGDIAVVDVQKVEGEIRHYLASPGETGTAVLLLDWRRRYDHMQQHTAQHLFSALALARFGWATRSFHLGPETSDIELDAPDLSATQLAALEDAAMAEIVTGRPISTRRVSPEAYAELDVRSRGLPDGHRGDIRLVEIEGIDLNTCGGTHLKSTGEIEAVKILGTERLRGGNRVRWVAGGRVRSRLAAHEARTAELRGLFDSDDASLVEIANLKLDQFGRARRRIRQLESELAQAKSESSAASAEPAVTMHFDDADGGFLQQTGRALLALAPAKACLLTASGEKGSFFLVGVGSESSLDAGELGPRIAEILDGRGGGSGAIFQGKAGSLNGLEEAESLLLSAITTSKH